A genomic window from bacterium includes:
- a CDS encoding zinc-binding dehydrogenase — MRAIVIREHGGRDKLRLDEAVPVPQAGPGQAVVRVHACGLNHLDIFVRRGMPGKHTPLPFISGGDIAGTVAELGAGVTGIAAGQRVLVDPAVPGGAIGEDVPGGLAEYALVPAANLIPLPGDVPFDEAAALPIAYGTAWRMLLTRGAIQAGESVLVLGAAGGVGTACVQIAKMAGCTVYAAASREDKLGKLRDLGADQLINYRDVEFDREVWRLTGKRGVDVVVDYTGEETWPRSIRSLRKGGRLLTCGATTGFEARTDLRYVWVRELTIIGSDGWTRAELEALLSAVRAGRIHPVIDRVLPLAQTAEGQRLLEDREAVGKVIIHPLE, encoded by the coding sequence ATGCGCGCCATCGTCATCCGCGAGCACGGCGGCCGCGACAAGCTGCGACTTGACGAGGCCGTGCCGGTGCCCCAGGCCGGCCCGGGACAGGCCGTGGTGCGGGTGCACGCCTGCGGCCTCAACCACCTCGACATCTTCGTGCGGCGCGGTATGCCGGGCAAGCACACGCCGCTGCCCTTCATTTCCGGCGGCGACATCGCGGGGACCGTGGCCGAGCTCGGCGCCGGCGTCACCGGGATTGCCGCGGGGCAGCGTGTGCTGGTGGATCCGGCGGTCCCGGGCGGCGCGATCGGCGAAGACGTCCCCGGGGGCCTCGCGGAGTACGCGCTCGTGCCCGCGGCCAATCTCATCCCGCTGCCCGGCGACGTGCCGTTCGACGAGGCGGCGGCGCTGCCGATCGCGTACGGCACCGCGTGGCGGATGCTCTTGACGCGCGGGGCCATCCAAGCCGGCGAAAGCGTCCTGGTCCTCGGCGCGGCCGGCGGCGTCGGCACCGCGTGCGTGCAGATCGCCAAGATGGCCGGCTGCACGGTGTACGCCGCGGCCTCGCGGGAAGACAAGTTGGGCAAGCTGCGCGATCTCGGCGCCGACCAGCTGATCAACTACCGCGACGTCGAGTTCGACCGCGAAGTGTGGCGGCTCACCGGCAAGCGCGGCGTCGACGTGGTCGTCGACTACACGGGTGAAGAGACCTGGCCGCGCAGCATTCGCAGTCTCCGGAAGGGCGGCCGGCTGCTGACCTGCGGCGCCACCACGGGCTTCGAGGCCCGGACCGATCTGCGGTACGTCTGGGTCAGGGAGTTGACGATCATCGGCTCGGACGGCTGGACGCGTGCCGAACTGGAAGCGCTCCTCTCCGCCGTGCGCGCCGGCCGGATCCACCCGGTCATCGACCGCGTGCTGCCGCTCGCGCAGACGGCCGAGGGGCAGCGGCTGCTCGAGGACCGAGAGGCGGTCGGGAAGGTGATCATCCATCCACTCGAATAG